One Ignavibacterium sp. DNA segment encodes these proteins:
- a CDS encoding oligosaccharide flippase family protein has product MLDKFKYFLKHSFIYSISNVATKASGIILLPIYTSYFTVEEFGRLGLVLAIITIMIQIVVLGQNQSILKFNNQIEYIDKKKSILFTLTLFVIFSALVFIVIGEFGAPWLAKILGNYNDYYSSLRIAIYIVVVSIITNVFQNKLRADEKSVSFTVISLIKLFVLIAATVYLVTSLELGINGVLYGQLISEIVTLIILTPFMLKLMEYRFEKNILTASLKFGLPLIFSALSMTLLNISDRFLIKFLDSEEALGLYELGYRVAGILNMFMIMPLSLTLLPVAYKVYQQPGDKDYYVKIMTYASYFLVWGALALSIFSKEIIELFSGSGSYLPAYEVVPVILFAYVFFGMSLISSLGMYLTSKTTYIAIITIVSAVLNIILNFIFIPIYGIMGAAVNTLIAFIFLYFFSFIMSNKYYKINFEVLRLLLLFLISSILLFINYVTQIELLLINLTFKLVLVLLFPLILYLTKFYHTNEINTLKSIIVKWKNPSEWAQKKNNNIDIFNKD; this is encoded by the coding sequence ATGCTTGACAAATTTAAATACTTCTTAAAACATTCTTTTATTTATAGTATCAGTAATGTTGCTACAAAAGCATCCGGTATAATTTTACTTCCTATATACACGAGTTATTTTACTGTAGAAGAATTCGGAAGGCTTGGGCTTGTCCTTGCTATAATTACAATTATGATTCAGATTGTTGTCCTTGGTCAAAACCAGTCAATATTAAAATTCAATAATCAGATTGAATACATAGATAAAAAAAAATCTATTCTCTTTACTCTCACCTTGTTTGTAATATTTTCTGCACTTGTTTTTATTGTAATTGGAGAATTTGGTGCCCCATGGTTAGCAAAGATTTTAGGAAATTATAATGACTATTATTCATCCCTCAGAATTGCAATCTACATAGTTGTAGTATCAATTATTACTAATGTATTTCAAAATAAACTAAGGGCTGATGAAAAATCAGTCTCGTTTACGGTTATAAGTCTTATTAAGTTATTTGTGCTTATAGCTGCAACTGTTTATTTAGTAACCTCGCTTGAACTCGGTATTAATGGTGTTTTATATGGTCAGTTAATTTCTGAAATAGTAACACTAATTATCTTAACTCCGTTTATGTTAAAGTTAATGGAGTATAGATTTGAAAAAAACATTTTAACTGCTTCATTAAAGTTCGGATTACCTTTAATATTCAGTGCTTTATCAATGACATTATTAAACATTAGTGACCGGTTTTTAATAAAATTTCTGGACTCAGAGGAAGCACTTGGATTATATGAATTAGGTTATCGTGTAGCAGGTATATTAAATATGTTTATGATAATGCCTCTTTCTTTAACCTTATTGCCGGTTGCTTATAAAGTTTATCAGCAGCCGGGAGATAAAGATTACTACGTGAAGATTATGACTTATGCTTCATATTTCCTTGTTTGGGGAGCTTTGGCACTGTCAATTTTCAGTAAAGAAATAATTGAACTATTTTCCGGCAGCGGTTCTTATCTGCCGGCTTATGAAGTTGTTCCTGTAATTTTGTTTGCTTATGTGTTTTTCGGAATGAGTTTAATCTCATCATTAGGAATGTATCTGACATCCAAGACAACATACATAGCAATCATAACAATAGTATCTGCCGTTTTGAATATTATACTCAATTTTATTTTCATTCCAATATATGGGATAATGGGTGCAGCAGTTAACACTTTGATTGCGTTTATATTCCTTTACTTTTTCTCATTTATCATGTCTAATAAATATTATAAAATAAATTTCGAAGTATTACGTTTACTTTTACTTTTTTTAATCAGTAGTATTTTATTATTTATAAATTATGTCACTCAGATAGAATTATTATTGATAAACTTAACTTTTAAATTAGTGCTAGTTCTATTATTCCCATTGATTTTGTATTTAACAAAATTTTATCATACTAATGAGATTAACACTTTAAAATCTATAATTGTAAAATGGAAAAATCCATCTGAATGGGCTCAAAAAAAAAACAACAACATTGATATATTTAATAAGGATTAA
- a CDS encoding IS256 family transposase, with protein sequence MIEQLKADLKTAKTYQDLMGENGAIKKIIKASLEGILDAELTEHLGYEKYSPAGKNTGNSRNGKTHKTLKNDYGEIELTVPRDRNGSFEPVIVKKYERTLGPIEDKIISMYAKGMTTRDIQSHVQEFYGLDISATLVSQITDKIIDLAKQWHNRPLESVYPIVFFDAIHYKVTSEGKVTNKAAYTCLALDITGRKDLLGLWVSEAEGSNFWLSVLTELKNRGLQDILIACVDGLKGFPEAINTVFPGTEIQLCIIHLIRNTLRYIASRDQKSFMKELRLVYSAPTEEAALIALDRFEENWGKKYSLSIRTWRQNWQHASTFFKYPDEIRKIIYTTNAVEAVHRQFRKVTKQRSIFPNDDALKKMLFLVYRDISKKWTIMPVQNWTVALSHLSIIFDERLINVL encoded by the coding sequence ATGATCGAGCAGCTTAAAGCCGATCTAAAAACAGCAAAGACCTATCAAGACTTGATGGGAGAAAACGGAGCTATCAAGAAAATCATTAAAGCCTCCCTTGAAGGAATACTTGATGCAGAACTTACCGAACACCTCGGGTATGAAAAATACTCACCCGCAGGAAAGAACACCGGTAACAGCCGCAATGGTAAAACCCACAAGACTCTAAAGAATGACTACGGAGAAATAGAACTTACAGTACCCAGAGATCGCAATGGTTCATTTGAGCCGGTTATAGTAAAAAAGTATGAGAGAACTCTTGGACCAATTGAAGATAAAATTATCTCAATGTATGCAAAAGGAATGACCACAAGAGATATACAATCACACGTACAAGAATTCTACGGTCTGGATATAAGTGCAACACTTGTATCCCAAATAACTGATAAAATAATCGATCTGGCAAAACAGTGGCACAATCGACCACTTGAATCAGTTTACCCAATAGTCTTTTTTGATGCCATTCATTACAAAGTAACCAGCGAAGGAAAGGTAACTAATAAAGCAGCTTACACTTGCCTGGCGCTTGATATTACCGGTAGAAAGGATCTACTGGGCTTGTGGGTAAGTGAAGCTGAAGGTTCTAACTTCTGGCTTAGTGTTTTAACTGAATTAAAGAACCGGGGTCTCCAGGATATTCTGATTGCTTGTGTTGATGGATTGAAAGGTTTTCCAGAGGCAATCAATACGGTTTTCCCTGGAACAGAAATACAACTTTGTATCATTCACTTAATCAGGAATACACTTAGATACATTGCAAGCAGAGATCAGAAGTCATTTATGAAAGAACTTCGATTAGTTTATTCAGCACCAACTGAAGAAGCTGCTCTTATTGCTCTCGACAGATTTGAAGAAAACTGGGGAAAGAAATATTCTTTATCAATCAGAACCTGGAGGCAGAACTGGCAGCACGCTTCTACGTTTTTCAAATACCCTGATGAAATTAGAAAAATCATTTACACTACCAATGCAGTTGAGGCTGTGCATCGTCAGTTTAGAAAGGTTACAAAACAAAGAAGCATTTTTCCTAATGATGATGCACTGAAAAAAATGCTTTTCTTAGTTTACAGAGATATCTCTAAAAAGTGGACTATTATGCCGGTGCAAAACTGGACTGTTGCATTATCACATTTATCAATTATTTTTGATGAGAGATTAATAAATGTTCTTTAA
- a CDS encoding DUF6798 domain-containing protein: MDIDKKIDIKKTILIYSKNFAIVIFLTFGLVISTTPPKPLFYANQNTYFIHGLASIDFGNLGNDWLAKTKDPFPVFSYLVKVLYPIGGKISFVVMYYLVLVVYFWTLFGIIINILNLTSFYSKLFVYLIIIFLYSNELTLLATKYLNFYLTSFFTDGVAGQYLIGKSFEPSIFGVFIFISLYFFIKRKIRLSIIFLIITVYFHASYLLSVLIFFTSYCVYLILHKYKNLYKIIFIFIFLMVPVIIFYMSFYLPLESTGVDAKKILYNYRIPHHANIVYWLNIESTLKYLLLVLSIFFIKNRKFKIILIIPVVLLIILSIIQLITNSIELGLLFPWRISVILMPLLSIILMYNLTFGLLENYLSANTKSYLIFPMISLIFLFSILGIKNYKIYANTHTSYITDKVFNFVRQNRQIYDQYVVPLQMENFRLETGVPVFIDFKSHPYKSEELVEWYSRVILADKIVNCDSTLNTCVISTLIKKYNVTHLLLEKYKIQENIKLFKSYLYEDDFYIILKLQDIIL; encoded by the coding sequence TTGGATATAGACAAAAAAATAGATATTAAGAAAACAATACTAATCTACTCAAAAAATTTTGCTATTGTTATTTTTTTAACTTTTGGTTTGGTTATATCTACTACACCCCCAAAACCTTTGTTTTATGCAAATCAGAATACTTATTTCATTCACGGACTAGCCTCTATAGATTTTGGCAATTTGGGAAATGATTGGCTAGCCAAAACAAAAGATCCTTTCCCCGTTTTTAGTTATTTAGTTAAAGTTCTTTACCCAATTGGTGGGAAAATTAGTTTCGTTGTTATGTATTATCTTGTCCTTGTAGTATACTTTTGGACTTTATTTGGAATAATTATAAATATCTTAAATCTAACTAGTTTCTACTCGAAACTTTTTGTGTATCTAATAATAATCTTCCTCTATTCTAATGAATTAACATTATTAGCAACTAAGTATTTAAACTTCTATCTTACATCTTTTTTTACAGATGGTGTTGCCGGTCAATATCTTATCGGAAAGAGTTTTGAACCGTCTATTTTTGGTGTTTTTATTTTTATCTCACTGTATTTTTTCATTAAAAGAAAAATTAGATTATCAATAATATTTTTAATTATTACTGTATATTTTCACGCCTCCTATCTTCTTTCAGTTTTAATATTTTTTACGAGTTATTGCGTGTATTTAATATTACATAAATACAAAAATCTTTATAAGATAATATTTATTTTTATTTTTTTAATGGTACCGGTAATAATTTTTTATATGTCATTTTATCTTCCCTTAGAATCTACGGGTGTTGATGCAAAAAAGATTTTATATAATTACAGAATTCCTCACCATGCAAATATTGTTTACTGGTTGAATATCGAATCAACTCTCAAATATTTATTACTTGTATTATCTATTTTTTTTATTAAAAATAGAAAGTTCAAAATAATACTAATTATTCCTGTGGTATTGCTAATAATTTTATCTATTATTCAGCTAATCACTAATTCTATTGAGCTTGGACTGCTATTCCCGTGGAGAATTTCAGTGATTTTAATGCCTCTTCTTTCAATAATACTTATGTATAATTTGACATTTGGGTTATTGGAAAATTACCTTTCTGCTAATACAAAATCCTATTTGATTTTTCCAATGATATCTTTAATCTTTTTGTTCAGTATTTTAGGTATTAAAAATTATAAGATCTACGCTAATACACATACAAGCTACATAACTGATAAAGTATTTAATTTTGTTAGGCAAAACAGGCAAATTTATGACCAGTATGTTGTTCCGCTTCAAATGGAAAATTTTAGATTAGAAACAGGGGTTCCAGTATTTATCGACTTTAAATCCCACCCATATAAATCCGAAGAATTAGTTGAATGGTATAGTAGAGTAATACTTGCAGATAAAATCGTTAATTGTGATAGTACGCTAAACACATGTGTAATAAGTACTTTAATTAAAAAATATAACGTTACTCATTTATTACTTGAAAAATATAAAATACAAGAAAATATTAAATTATTTAAGTCTTACTTATACGAGGATGACTTTTACATTATTCTAAAGCTACAAGATATAATTTTATAG